In Lagopus muta isolate bLagMut1 chromosome 31, bLagMut1 primary, whole genome shotgun sequence, a genomic segment contains:
- the LOC125686106 gene encoding zinc finger protein 239-like — MEPLGKGLGKTGRSPLDFNVGQREPEEPRNKNVSQQKMQNPCTECGNSFEEDSSIINHQCMRSAMSANKCSNCGKSFKWRSHLIVHQRIHTGERPYRCSECGKSFTSHSGLMRHQRIHTGERPYKCPECEKSFIRSCSLKLHLRIHTGEKPYKCSECGTSFTMSSDLKIHQRIHTGERPYKCPECEKSFKSSSELKSHHRIHTGEKPYKCSECGRSFKSRSHITYHQRIHTGERPYKCPVCGKSFKSGCELKRHQCVHTGERPYKCPMCEKSFTRRSNLNTHKHIHSAFRL, encoded by the coding sequence ATGGAACCACTGGGAAAGGGTCTGGGAAAGACAGGGAGGAGCCCGTTGGACTTCAACGTAGGTCAAAGAGAGCCTGAAGAACCAAGGAACaagaatgtgagccagcagaaaatgcagaatccATGCACTGAGTGTGGAAACAGCTTTGAGGAAGATTCCAGCATCATTAACCACCAGTGCATGCGCTCAGCAATGAGCGCAAACAAGTGCTCCAattgtgggaagagcttcaaatggAGATCCCACCTCATTGTCCACCAGCGTATCCATacaggagagagaccctacaggtgctctgagtgtgggaagagctttaCAAGCCATTCTGGTTTGATGAGgcaccagcgcatccacacaggGGAGAGACCTTACAAATGTCCTGAGTGTGAGAAAAGCTTTATAAGAAGTTGTTCTTTGAAGTTGCACCTCCGCATCCACACAGGTGAAAAaccctacaagtgctctgagtgtgggaCGAGCTTCACAATGAGTTCTGATTTAAAGATACACCAGCGCATCCATACAGGGGAGAGACCTTACAAATGTCCTGAGTGTgagaagagcttcaaaagcagttctgaattgaAGTCGCACCATCGCATCCACACAGGTGAAAAaccctacaagtgctctgagtgtgggaGGAGCTTCAAAAGCCGTTCCCACATAACCTAccaccagcgcatccacacaggagagagaccctaTAAGTGTCCCgtgtgtgggaagagcttcaaaagcgGTTGTGAATTAAAACGCCACCAGTGCGTCCACACAGGGGAGAGACCCTATAAATGTCCTATGTGTGAGAAGAGCTTCACAAGAAGGTCTAATCTCAACACCCACAAGCACATCCACAGTGCATTCAGGCTGTAG
- the LOC125686105 gene encoding uncharacterized protein LOC125686105, producing MQRLWQPRQRVCLIMWRFRSLAAGSASACCCWGRMGRMPLVCGVSSWMSCSTWWWSLGRSQTGRDSLREDEEWQLVSSRRRRQPPSSRPTSVPLIPLCNRYETLKPEGVVTDDNVGALPPSLPKVRRSAPRLKTASSKKERRVVVVGDSLLRGTEGPICRPDPTRREVCCLPAARVRDISRKLLSLIRPSDYYPLLIVQAGSDEIPVRSLRIIKNDFRRLGKLVDGAGIQVVFASIPLVAGMNAEMTRKSHLINAWLRGWCKRKNFGFFDHGVVYSASGLRSADGNCLSPKGRRILAQELAGLVERALN from the exons ATGCAAAGACTGTGGCAACCCAGACAGAGGGTCTGCTTAATAATGTGGCGGTTCAGGTCTCTGGCTGCCGGGAGtgcctcagcctgctgctgctgggggaggatgGGAAGGATGCCACTTGTGTGCGGTGTGAGCAGCTGGATGAGCTGCTCAACCTGGTGGTGGAGCTTAGGGAGGAG TCAAACAGGGAGAGACAGCTTGAGAGAAGATGAGGAATGGCAGCTGGTCTCATCCCGGCGTCGCAGGCAACCCCCAAGTTCTCGACCTACCTCGGTTCCCCTGATCCCTCTCTGTAATAGGTATGAAACCCTGAAACCAGAGGGAGTGGTGACTGATGATAATGTGGGAGCACTGCCGCCAAGCTTGCCTAAGGTGAGGCGGTCAGCTCCGCGTTTAAAGACTGCCTCctccaagaaagaaaggagagtggTAGTTGTAGGTGACTCTCTTCTGAGAGGAACAGAGGGTCCAATATGTCGGCCTGACCCTACCCGtagggaggtgtgctgccttcctgcagcccggGTCAGGGATATTTCTAGAAAACTCCTCAGCCTTATCCGCCCCTCTGATTATTACCCTCTATTGATAGTTCAGGCCGGCAGTGATGAGATCCCTGTTAGAAGCCTGAGgattataaaaaatgattttaggaGACTGGGGAAGTTAGTTGATGGAGCGGGCATACAAGTAGTGTTTGCCAGTATTCCCTTGGTGGCAGGGATGAACGCTGAGATGACCAGGAAAAGCCATCTTATAAATgcatggctgagaggctggtgcaagCGCAAAAATTTTGGATTCTTTGATCATGGGGTGGTCTACTCGGCATCTGGCCTGAGGTCTGCTGATGGGAATTGCTTGTCTCCAAAAGGGAGACGGATacttgcccaggagctggcgggACTTGTagagagggctttaaactag